In Stomoxys calcitrans chromosome 2, idStoCalc2.1, whole genome shotgun sequence, the following proteins share a genomic window:
- the LOC106092480 gene encoding ATP synthase subunit b, mitochondrial-like, protein MILRSYKALPSKFLCRMFATQTPQKSSSACELQHSFNKRPMDPAKVRMGFIPDDWFTFFYNKTGVTGPYIFGVGLLNYLFSKEIYVCDHHFYHGLSMAILSLVAVKKLGPMVAAYCDKEIEKIEQNWQQMHRDEVKAYTNLIEHERQEQWRAEGSLMLMELKKENIALQLEEAHRKAMMRVYEDVVRRLDYQVDCRNIEMRLNHKHMVNWVVDKVMQAMPEIGDTVEREKQRANLKAMALRLKN, encoded by the coding sequence ATGATTTTAAGATCTTACAAAGCGTTACCTTCAAAATTCCTATGTAGAATGTTTGCAACTCAAACTCCCCAAAAGAGTAGCAGTGCCTGTGAACTACAACATTCCTTCAACAAACGCCCCATGGACCCGGCCAAAGTACGCATGGGCTTCATTCCCGATGATTGGTTTACATTTTTCTACAACAAGACAGGTGTAACTGGCCCATATATTTTCGGTGTTGGTCTCTTGAATTATCTCTTTTCCAAGGAAATCTATGTTTGTGATCATCACTTCTATCATGGCCTCTCAATGGCCATACTTTCCCTGGTGGCTGTCAAGAAACTGGGACCCATGGTAGCTGCCTATTGTGACaaggaaattgaaaaaatcgaacaaaattggCAACAAATGCACAGGGATGAAGTGAAGGCATATACGAATTTAATTGAACATGAACGCCAGGAACAATGGCGAGCCGAAGGAAGCCTAATGCTCATGGAAttgaaaaaggaaaatattgcTTTGCAATTGGAAGAGGCACATCGCAAAGCTATGATGAGAGTTTATGAGGATGTTGTGCGTCGTCTTGACTATCAGGTGGATTGCCGAAATATTGAGATGAGGCTAAATCACAAGCACATGGTTAACTGGGTGGTGGATAAGGTGATGCAAGCTATGCCTGAAATTGGAGATACAGTTGAGAGGGAGAAACAAAGGGCCAACTTAAAAGCAATGGCCTTGAGATTGAAGAACTGa